The following proteins come from a genomic window of Nostoc sp. ATCC 53789:
- the yidD gene encoding membrane protein insertion efficiency factor YidD yields MQISLFDSFARQVSTAAITGYQKHISPHKGFACAHRILYGGESCSGYFKRVIAKEGLKVAFVNSRERFQACKEANHILRKRAVAFRYVSMSIENSEKSTEEEAETQQRKQASGKVGQTSSFINSNNTECFDCADFGCNCAEILNIAPDCGSPDCSFLDCSGADCSFLDCGSCGS; encoded by the coding sequence ATGCAGATTTCCTTGTTCGATTCTTTTGCCAGACAAGTTAGTACCGCCGCAATTACCGGATATCAAAAGCACATTTCCCCACACAAAGGTTTTGCTTGTGCCCACAGAATACTATATGGCGGCGAATCTTGCTCTGGGTACTTCAAGCGGGTAATTGCTAAGGAAGGGTTAAAAGTAGCATTTGTCAATAGTCGAGAACGATTTCAAGCTTGTAAAGAAGCTAACCATATTTTGCGTAAACGCGCAGTAGCTTTCCGCTATGTGTCTATGTCAATCGAAAATTCCGAAAAATCTACAGAGGAAGAAGCAGAAACACAGCAACGAAAACAAGCATCTGGTAAAGTTGGTCAAACATCCTCATTTATTAACAGCAACAATACTGAATGTTTTGATTGTGCCGATTTTGGCTGCAATTGTGCCGAGATACTTAATATTGCTCCTGATTGTGGTTCCCCTGATTGTAGTTTCCTAGATTGCAGTGGTGCTGATTGTAGCTTTCTCGACTGTGGCAGTTGCGGTAGCTAA
- a CDS encoding chromosome partitioning protein ParB → MINFSLVDVKSITSNEPRSNFAEADLENLADIIIETGGIIRPLILKGTGVESYTVIDGHFEYYAAVRAREKNPRQGEMVNAFVIAPKVEDLVVKQVESLKGINFSIKPVTPQPETTKLEPRLANLELRLEKQFNEFKSEFIQERQRIENQFKQLENLIPQKSEQNNPLSLLNSLDKDELSIKLQRSRISGAEKLAKAIEDARHKKPKRKFEDYRDVVKSVKNLGDKTILTIIDEWSRSY, encoded by the coding sequence ATGATTAATTTTTCTTTGGTGGATGTAAAAAGCATTACTTCTAATGAGCCTCGTTCAAATTTTGCAGAAGCTGATTTAGAGAACCTTGCAGATATAATTATAGAAACAGGAGGAATTATAAGACCATTAATTTTGAAAGGAACAGGGGTAGAAAGCTATACAGTAATCGATGGGCATTTTGAATATTATGCTGCTGTTAGGGCAAGAGAAAAAAATCCTCGACAAGGTGAAATGGTTAATGCTTTTGTCATAGCCCCAAAAGTAGAAGATTTAGTAGTAAAGCAAGTTGAGTCTCTCAAGGGAATTAATTTTTCTATTAAACCAGTAACACCACAGCCTGAAACAACAAAATTAGAACCACGTCTGGCAAATCTAGAATTACGTCTTGAGAAGCAATTCAATGAATTTAAGTCAGAATTTATACAAGAAAGACAGAGAATAGAGAATCAATTCAAGCAACTTGAAAACCTTATTCCCCAAAAGAGTGAACAAAATAATCCACTTAGTTTATTGAACTCTTTGGATAAAGATGAATTATCTATAAAATTACAACGCTCTAGAATTTCTGGAGCAGAAAAACTTGCTAAAGCTATAGAAGATGCTCGACATAAGAAACCAAAGCGAAAATTTGAAGATTACCGTGATGTAGTAAAATCTGTTAAAAACTTAGGTGATAAAACAATTTTGACCATTATTGATGAGTGGTCAAGGAGTTATTAA
- the pabB gene encoding aminodeoxychorismate synthase component I: protein MKTLIIDNYDSYTFNLYQLIAEVNAEYPTVIYNDQFAWDELQHWEFDNIVISPGPGRPENLKDFGICSQAIQNTQVPLLGVCLGHQGLGNEYGGKVIYAPEVQHGRISEVYHNGTGLFAGIPSPFSVVRYHSLLVANDLPDCLEKVAWTEDNLVMGMRHRSLPLWGVQFHPESICTQYGQILFENFREITLKFAQERGNSPRKHYWIGDSGTAPIPASSSSQKQQQEFQLCTHKLNLYPDTEQMFVHLFGKSPNTFWLDSSLVESGLSRFSFMGDSSGENSLLIRYQTRSQELTITQSDTISCKTKGIFEYLQHEIERRHCPSDDLPFDFNCGFVGYFGYELKAECGSKLNHASSLPDAMFLLADRMIAIDHQEQTLYLLCLIQQGQYDLAEAWFEWIGHQIDHLLPLSPIVPPEVQTPVTFRLSRSEKTYLDNIQMCLQEIHEGETYQVCLTNKIHTDTTPDPLAFYRSLRRINPAPYSAFLRFGDVAIACSSPERFLHIDCQGWVETKPIKGTLPRGKTPNEDFILREKLRNSEKDRAENLMIVDLLRNDLGRVCAVGTVHVPKLMDVETYATVHQLVTTIRGHLRADMSATDCIRNAFPGGSMTGAPKLRTLEIIDRLEQEARGVYSGAIGFLGLNGSADLNIVIRTAVLTPEETSIGVGGGIVALSDPEMEFQETLLKAKALIHAMMIATHGAFDSNQYYIQGIETEAFDSYKKVRAVS, encoded by the coding sequence ATGAAAACCCTAATTATTGATAATTATGACTCTTATACTTTTAATCTTTACCAATTAATTGCAGAAGTAAATGCAGAGTATCCTACTGTGATTTACAACGATCAATTTGCATGGGATGAACTACAACATTGGGAATTTGACAACATTGTGATTTCACCAGGGCCAGGCCGTCCTGAAAATCTAAAAGATTTTGGGATTTGTAGTCAAGCTATTCAAAATACCCAAGTGCCCCTTCTAGGTGTTTGTCTTGGACATCAAGGACTTGGTAATGAGTATGGAGGAAAAGTTATTTATGCACCTGAAGTTCAGCATGGTCGGATCAGTGAAGTTTATCACAATGGTACTGGCTTGTTTGCGGGAATTCCTTCTCCTTTCTCTGTTGTGCGTTACCATTCTTTGCTGGTTGCAAATGACCTACCAGACTGTTTAGAAAAAGTAGCGTGGACAGAGGATAATCTGGTGATGGGAATGCGCCATCGATCTTTGCCGCTATGGGGTGTGCAATTTCATCCAGAGTCAATCTGTACTCAATATGGACAAATCTTATTCGAGAATTTTAGAGAGATTACCCTAAAATTTGCCCAAGAGCGCGGCAATAGTCCAAGAAAACACTATTGGATAGGAGATAGCGGGACTGCTCCCATACCTGCAAGTTCTTCTTCACAAAAACAGCAACAGGAATTTCAACTTTGTACGCACAAGCTGAATCTGTATCCCGATACCGAGCAAATGTTTGTGCATTTGTTTGGCAAATCACCAAATACCTTCTGGCTAGACAGCAGTCTGGTTGAATCTGGTCTTTCTCGCTTTTCCTTTATGGGAGATAGCAGTGGCGAAAACAGTCTGCTAATTCGCTATCAGACGCGATCGCAGGAACTCACCATTACACAGTCCGATACCATAAGCTGTAAGACAAAGGGTATTTTCGAATATCTTCAGCATGAAATTGAACGGCGACATTGCCCATCTGATGATTTACCCTTCGATTTCAACTGCGGGTTTGTAGGTTACTTTGGCTATGAACTAAAGGCAGAGTGCGGATCTAAATTAAATCACGCCTCTAGCTTACCTGATGCCATGTTTCTGTTGGCCGATCGAATGATTGCAATCGATCACCAGGAACAAACACTCTATCTGCTTTGCCTAATTCAGCAAGGACAATACGACTTAGCAGAAGCCTGGTTTGAATGGATCGGGCACCAGATTGACCATCTTCTTCCCCTATCGCCTATTGTTCCACCAGAAGTTCAAACACCTGTTACTTTCCGATTAAGTCGGTCTGAAAAAACTTATCTTGATAATATTCAGATGTGTTTGCAAGAAATTCACGAAGGAGAAACTTATCAAGTTTGTTTAACAAACAAGATTCACACAGACACAACACCCGATCCCCTGGCATTCTATCGTTCATTACGCCGCATCAATCCTGCTCCATACTCTGCATTTTTGCGCTTTGGTGATGTGGCGATCGCTTGCTCATCTCCAGAGCGATTTCTGCACATTGATTGTCAAGGCTGGGTGGAAACAAAACCCATCAAGGGAACCCTACCACGAGGAAAAACACCCAACGAAGATTTTATCCTGCGTGAAAAATTGCGGAACAGTGAAAAAGATCGCGCTGAAAATCTGATGATTGTGGATTTGCTTCGCAATGATTTAGGACGGGTTTGTGCAGTCGGTACTGTCCATGTTCCCAAATTGATGGATGTGGAAACCTATGCTACGGTACATCAACTGGTGACGACTATTCGCGGTCATTTACGCGCTGATATGAGCGCCACAGACTGCATTCGCAACGCCTTTCCCGGCGGTTCGATGACAGGTGCTCCCAAACTCAGAACCCTTGAGATTATCGATCGATTAGAGCAAGAAGCACGGGGAGTTTACTCAGGAGCGATCGGCTTTTTGGGATTGAATGGTTCGGCTGATTTGAATATTGTCATTCGTACTGCTGTGCTGACTCCAGAGGAAACCTCAATTGGCGTTGGCGGCGGCATTGTGGCGCTTTCTGATCCTGAAATGGAGTTTCAAGAAACACTTTTAAAAGCAAAGGCATTGATTCATGCCATGATGATCGCCACGCATGGAGCCTTTGATTCTAACCAATATTACATCCAGGGGATAGAAACAGAGGCTTTTGATAGCTATAAAAAAGTGCGAGCAGTTTCCTAG
- a CDS encoding AAA family ATPase, which produces MPFNPELCRNESEVESKLIVQYLLPQLAYTPDTWHQEVAVGSIRLDFLAFAAQVIPFVLDANSPLSIVMEAKHPKQNLNNHVSRLRHYLTSLNVRYGLLTNGKEIRIYQKLQTDIQLLFQCSGKEVEINLDKIKILIGRESLKERELVDKPEVQINETNSNFETKRQHLMKTIAIYHNKGGVGKTTVAVNLAAALSKKGKKVLLIDIDSQANTTFATGLIKFQFEEDDNLRELNVYHLLESGDFNFIPEVVRTSDYFNNPEIDVIPSHITLIEYQDKLNKILASRSRLVTKLKRVGNNYDIVIIDTPPSRDLYAEVALITSDYLIIPSDLKPFANQGLPTVKNFVNQINESREMMGKPPISIMGVLASKISTNAKFLQYNFPKQREVISERYQLPLMEAVIYDRTALSECMNQTISVGDLEYPDPKSIIKFAELKTSAQISAEEFNVLADEVIKKLGID; this is translated from the coding sequence TTGCCTTTTAATCCTGAGCTGTGCCGTAACGAAAGCGAAGTTGAAAGCAAACTCATAGTGCAATATTTGCTACCGCAGCTAGCTTATACTCCTGACACCTGGCATCAAGAGGTTGCCGTTGGTAGCATCCGCTTAGATTTTTTAGCATTTGCTGCACAGGTGATTCCCTTTGTCTTAGATGCCAACTCACCCCTGAGTATCGTCATGGAGGCAAAGCATCCCAAACAAAACTTAAATAATCATGTCTCCCGACTCAGGCATTATTTGACCAGCTTGAATGTCAGGTATGGATTGCTAACTAATGGCAAAGAGATTAGAATTTATCAAAAATTACAGACTGATATTCAGCTATTATTTCAATGTTCTGGAAAGGAAGTTGAGATAAATTTAGATAAAATTAAAATTTTAATTGGTAGAGAGAGTCTAAAAGAAAGAGAGTTAGTAGATAAACCAGAAGTTCAAATCAATGAAACTAATTCAAATTTTGAAACAAAGAGGCAACATTTAATGAAAACGATTGCAATCTACCACAATAAAGGCGGCGTTGGTAAGACTACTGTTGCAGTCAACCTTGCAGCAGCATTAAGTAAAAAAGGGAAAAAGGTACTGTTAATTGATATAGATTCCCAGGCAAATACTACTTTTGCTACAGGATTAATCAAATTTCAATTTGAAGAAGATGATAATTTAAGAGAGTTAAACGTATATCATTTATTAGAATCAGGAGATTTTAACTTTATTCCAGAAGTAGTGCGTACATCTGATTATTTCAACAATCCAGAAATTGATGTTATTCCCTCACATATTACATTAATTGAATATCAGGATAAACTAAATAAAATATTAGCTAGTAGAAGCAGGCTAGTAACAAAACTAAAAAGGGTAGGAAATAACTATGATATTGTAATTATTGATACTCCTCCCTCTAGAGATTTGTATGCTGAAGTTGCACTAATTACTAGTGATTACCTAATAATTCCATCCGACTTGAAACCATTTGCTAACCAAGGTTTACCAACGGTCAAAAATTTTGTTAATCAAATTAATGAATCTAGAGAAATGATGGGTAAACCGCCTATTAGTATAATGGGCGTTCTTGCTTCTAAAATCTCAACAAATGCTAAATTTTTACAATACAATTTCCCTAAACAGAGAGAAGTAATTTCAGAGCGCTACCAATTGCCACTGATGGAAGCTGTAATTTATGACAGAACAGCGTTATCAGAATGTATGAATCAGACTATCTCAGTTGGAGATTTAGAATATCCTGACCCTAAATCTATTATAAAATTTGCCGAGTTAAAAACTTCTGCTCAAATTTCTGCTGAAGAATTTAATGTATTAGCAGATGAAGTTATCAAAAAATTGGGGATTGATTAA
- a CDS encoding zinc ribbon domain-containing protein: MATVSCPHCHQLVDSQAISCTYCRTTLKAYGHPGIPLHRATGDGYLCDTCTYHADDTCNFPQRPYAKDCTLYQNIEQTKLELEQQRYTNSFVVTVKTWVKRNQALLLLLGLLLVCLLFVILRS, from the coding sequence TTGGCTACTGTATCTTGTCCCCACTGCCATCAACTCGTTGATAGTCAAGCTATTAGTTGTACCTATTGCCGGACTACACTCAAAGCTTACGGTCATCCCGGTATTCCATTGCACCGCGCTACTGGGGATGGGTATCTGTGCGACACTTGCACCTATCACGCTGATGATACTTGCAATTTTCCTCAGCGTCCCTACGCCAAAGACTGTACCCTCTACCAAAATATTGAACAGACAAAGTTAGAGTTGGAACAGCAGCGTTACACTAACAGTTTTGTTGTAACTGTGAAAACTTGGGTAAAACGCAATCAGGCTTTGCTGTTGCTATTAGGTTTATTATTGGTCTGTTTGTTGTTCGTGATATTAAGGTCTTGA
- a CDS encoding sulfate/molybdate ABC transporter ATP-binding protein — MGIVVENVSKQFGSFKAVDEVSLEIKSGSLVALLGPSGSGKSTLLRLISGLEMPDSGKILLTGKDATYQSVQQRNIGFVFQHYALFKHLTVRQNIAFGLEIRKVQPKKIKGKVEQLLELVQLSGLGDRYPSQLSGGQRQRVALARALAVEPEVLLLDEPFGALDAKVRKDLRAWLRRLHDEVHVTTVFVTHDQEEAMEVSDEVVVMNKGRVEQVGTPSEIYDNPATAFVMSFIGPVNVLPSSSKIFQSSGFDAPHPQVFLRPQDVILEKAANGATTPATVSRLIHLGWEIQVELTFDDGQVVMAHLTRDRFNDLELEPKQRIYVKPKDAKSFPVSYSI; from the coding sequence GTGGGCATAGTAGTTGAGAATGTCTCCAAACAATTCGGGAGTTTCAAGGCTGTTGATGAGGTTAGCCTGGAAATTAAGAGTGGTTCGCTAGTTGCGTTGCTTGGACCGTCGGGGTCGGGTAAATCTACGCTACTACGGTTAATTTCAGGTTTAGAAATGCCAGATAGCGGCAAAATCCTGCTTACCGGTAAGGATGCTACATACCAAAGCGTGCAGCAGCGCAATATTGGCTTTGTATTTCAGCACTATGCCCTATTTAAGCATTTGACTGTCAGGCAGAATATTGCTTTTGGCTTAGAAATTCGCAAGGTACAGCCAAAGAAGATTAAGGGAAAGGTAGAACAATTACTAGAGTTGGTGCAATTGAGTGGATTAGGCGATCGCTATCCATCACAACTTTCTGGTGGTCAAAGACAACGGGTAGCCTTAGCAAGGGCATTAGCAGTAGAACCTGAAGTGTTACTCCTAGATGAACCCTTTGGCGCACTTGATGCTAAAGTCCGCAAAGATTTACGGGCATGGTTACGCCGCCTCCATGATGAGGTTCATGTTACCACGGTTTTCGTCACCCACGACCAAGAGGAAGCAATGGAAGTTTCTGATGAAGTTGTGGTCATGAATAAAGGGCGCGTGGAACAGGTGGGGACACCATCGGAAATTTATGATAATCCTGCCACCGCATTTGTGATGAGCTTCATCGGCCCGGTAAATGTATTACCCAGCAGCTCGAAGATTTTTCAAAGTAGCGGGTTTGATGCACCACATCCACAAGTATTTTTGCGCCCGCAAGATGTGATTTTAGAAAAGGCTGCTAATGGTGCCACTACACCTGCAACAGTGAGCCGATTGATACATTTGGGTTGGGAAATTCAGGTGGAATTAACTTTCGATGACGGACAAGTGGTTATGGCCCATTTAACACGTGATCGCTTTAATGACTTAGAGTTAGAACCGAAACAGCGTATATATGTCAAGCCAAAGGATGCGAAATCCTTCCCGGTGTCTTATTCAATTTAG
- the nblS gene encoding two-component system sensor histidine kinase NblS translates to MLTLLKTIRHAIASWWSEFTLQTKLLAVATLVVSLVMSGLTFWAVNTIQQDARMNDTRFGRDLGLLLAANVAPLVADNNLTEVAQFSQRFYSSTSSVRYMLYADETGEIFFGIPFWEAEVENSLTIKRRIQLPEDYPGDGEKPMVRQHMTPDGIVTDVFIPLIVNKKYLGVLAIGINPNQTAVISTNFTRDVTIAVFITIWVMVILAGVINALTITKPIKELLVGVKEIATGNFKQRIDLPLGGELGELILSFNEMAERLERYEEQNIEELTAEKAKLETLVSTIADGAVLIDNNMQVILVNPTARRIFGWETADVVGCNVLHHLPPAVQMEISGPLYEMAAGECESAEFRIFINQPTPRTIRILLTTVLNVQRESIKGIAITVQDITREVELNDAKSQFISNVSHELRTPLFNIKTYIETLHDYGEDLGLEERQEFLQTVNHETDRLTRLVNDVLDLSKLESGRQYNFDGVDLAQAIEQTLRTYQLNAKDKGVELLQEVDTNLPLVMGNYDLLVQVFGNLIGNALKFTKAGGKVAIRAYQLDFKPNHSQSSPVRIEISDTGIGIATEDQHSIFERFFRVENRVHTLEGTGLGLSIVRNIIDRHRSKVHLVSEVGIGTTFWFDLAAFEEKAPPIQVEAITEASKITTV, encoded by the coding sequence ATGCTAACTCTGTTAAAAACAATTCGACATGCGATCGCAAGTTGGTGGTCTGAGTTCACCCTCCAGACTAAGCTGCTGGCTGTGGCTACATTGGTGGTTTCCTTGGTGATGAGTGGTTTGACCTTCTGGGCTGTGAATACAATCCAGCAGGACGCGCGGATGAATGACACCCGCTTCGGGCGTGACTTGGGTTTGCTGCTTGCTGCCAATGTTGCCCCCCTAGTTGCTGACAATAATCTCACAGAGGTTGCCCAATTTTCTCAACGCTTCTACAGCAGCACCTCTAGCGTGCGTTATATGCTTTACGCTGATGAAACCGGGGAAATCTTCTTTGGCATACCTTTTTGGGAAGCCGAGGTAGAAAATTCCCTCACCATTAAACGGCGAATACAACTGCCAGAAGATTACCCTGGTGATGGGGAAAAGCCGATGGTGCGGCAACACATGACCCCAGATGGAATTGTTACCGATGTATTTATTCCTCTGATCGTTAATAAGAAATACTTAGGTGTATTAGCGATCGGTATCAACCCCAATCAGACTGCTGTCATTTCCACCAATTTTACCCGCGATGTCACCATTGCAGTTTTTATCACAATTTGGGTAATGGTGATTTTGGCAGGAGTAATAAACGCTTTGACCATCACTAAACCAATAAAAGAACTGCTGGTTGGGGTAAAGGAAATTGCTACCGGAAATTTCAAGCAGCGCATTGATTTACCTTTAGGGGGCGAACTAGGGGAATTAATTTTAAGCTTTAATGAGATGGCAGAGCGATTAGAACGCTATGAAGAACAGAATATTGAAGAACTGACAGCCGAAAAAGCCAAGCTAGAAACCCTAGTTTCCACGATCGCAGATGGTGCTGTATTGATTGATAACAACATGCAGGTGATATTAGTCAACCCCACGGCGCGGCGAATTTTTGGCTGGGAAACGGCTGATGTGGTCGGCTGCAATGTATTGCATCACTTACCACCAGCAGTACAAATGGAAATCAGTGGCCCATTGTATGAAATGGCAGCAGGCGAATGTGAAAGCGCCGAATTCCGCATTTTTATTAACCAACCCACCCCTCGGACGATCCGTATTCTCTTGACTACAGTACTCAACGTGCAAAGAGAAAGCATCAAAGGTATTGCGATTACTGTCCAAGATATAACCCGTGAGGTGGAATTAAACGATGCAAAAAGCCAATTTATCAGCAACGTTTCTCACGAACTGCGAACGCCTTTATTTAACATCAAAACCTATATTGAAACCCTGCATGACTACGGCGAAGACTTAGGATTAGAAGAAAGGCAAGAGTTCTTGCAAACAGTTAACCATGAAACCGATCGCCTAACCCGCCTAGTTAACGATGTATTAGATTTATCAAAACTCGAATCTGGTCGTCAGTATAATTTCGATGGAGTGGATCTAGCTCAAGCGATCGAGCAAACATTGCGTACTTACCAACTCAATGCCAAAGATAAAGGTGTTGAACTTCTTCAGGAAGTTGATACTAATTTACCCCTGGTAATGGGTAATTACGATCTGTTAGTACAAGTTTTTGGCAACCTAATTGGTAATGCCCTCAAATTTACCAAAGCCGGTGGTAAAGTAGCAATCCGCGCTTACCAACTAGATTTCAAACCCAATCACAGCCAATCTTCTCCAGTGCGGATTGAAATTTCCGATACTGGAATTGGCATTGCTACAGAAGACCAGCACTCAATTTTTGAACGCTTCTTTCGCGTAGAAAACCGAGTTCACACCCTAGAAGGCACAGGTTTAGGATTATCGATTGTCAGAAATATCATCGACAGACATCGTAGTAAAGTCCATCTAGTGAGTGAAGTTGGCATTGGCACAACTTTCTGGTTCGACTTAGCCGCCTTTGAGGAAAAAGCGCCACCGATACAAGTTGAAGCTATAACTGAAGCATCCAAAATCACCACAGTCTGA
- the chlP gene encoding geranylgeranyl reductase — MTLRVAVIGSGPAGSSAAETLAASGIETYLFERKLDNAKPCGGAIPLCMVSEFDLPPEIIDRRVRKMKMISPSNREVDINLVNEDEYIGMCRREVLDGFLRDRAAKLGANLINATVHKLDIPGNNTDPYTIHYVDHTEGISQGIAKTLKVDLIIGADGANSRVAKEMDAGDYNYAIAFQERIRLPEDKMAYYNDLAEMYVGDDVSTDFYAWVFPKYDHVAVGTGTMHINKASIKQLQAGIRARASEKLAGGKIIKVEAHPIPEHPRPRRVVGRIALVGDAAGYVTKSSGEGIYFAAKSGRMCAETIVETSNGGSRIPTEGDLKVYLKRWDKRYGLTYKVLDILQSVFYRSDATREAFVEMCDDLDVQRLTFDSYLYKTVVPANPITQLKITAKTIGSLIRGNALAP; from the coding sequence TTGACACTACGGGTTGCTGTTATTGGGTCAGGCCCTGCTGGTTCATCTGCCGCTGAAACACTGGCAGCCTCTGGGATTGAAACCTACCTATTTGAGCGGAAGCTAGACAATGCAAAGCCTTGTGGGGGCGCAATTCCCCTATGTATGGTGAGTGAATTTGACTTACCACCAGAGATTATCGATCGCCGGGTACGGAAGATGAAAATGATTTCACCTTCTAATCGGGAAGTTGATATCAATCTGGTAAATGAAGATGAATATATAGGAATGTGCCGCCGGGAAGTGCTGGATGGCTTTTTGCGCGATCGCGCGGCAAAATTAGGCGCAAATTTAATTAATGCCACTGTTCATAAACTTGATATACCAGGAAACAATACTGATCCCTATACCATCCATTACGTTGACCATACAGAAGGTATTTCACAGGGGATTGCCAAAACCCTGAAGGTGGATCTAATCATTGGGGCGGATGGGGCTAATTCTCGCGTTGCCAAAGAAATGGACGCTGGGGATTACAATTATGCGATCGCTTTCCAAGAGCGAATTCGCTTACCCGAAGACAAAATGGCCTACTATAACGACCTCGCCGAAATGTATGTCGGTGATGACGTTTCGACCGATTTCTACGCTTGGGTTTTCCCCAAATATGACCACGTAGCTGTCGGTACTGGCACAATGCACATCAACAAAGCCAGCATCAAACAGTTACAAGCTGGTATCCGCGCCCGTGCTTCCGAAAAATTGGCAGGCGGTAAAATTATCAAAGTCGAAGCCCACCCCATTCCTGAACATCCCCGTCCCCGTCGTGTCGTTGGTCGCATCGCTTTGGTGGGAGATGCTGCTGGTTACGTTACCAAGTCCTCTGGTGAAGGTATTTATTTTGCCGCTAAATCTGGGCGGATGTGTGCCGAAACCATTGTAGAAACCTCTAACGGTGGTAGCCGTATTCCTACAGAAGGCGACCTCAAGGTTTACCTGAAGCGTTGGGATAAAAGATACGGACTCACCTACAAGGTGTTGGACATTCTGCAAAGTGTGTTCTATCGTTCCGACGCTACCCGCGAAGCGTTTGTGGAAATGTGTGATGACCTCGATGTACAACGGCTAACATTCGATAGCTATCTGTATAAAACGGTTGTTCCAGCTAATCCCATCACCCAATTGAAGATTACTGCCAAAACCATTGGTAGTCTAATTCGGGGTAATGCCCTTGCACCTTAA
- a CDS encoding FAD-binding oxidoreductase, which translates to MATTTIALTVIARPVAHLTLTAWSDRDDRQPLPPGTVDDASHLNQTQVTIKQVKSQPGVAEVLLQSVLRDALRQGKKVAIAGSRHTMGGHTLYAKGISLAMLNFNRMQFNPATKILTVQSGAKWSDIIPYLNERGYSVAVMQSNNDFSVGGTMSANAHGWQHNSPPFASTVESFRLMLASGKVVQCSRQENPELFSLVLGGYGLFGIILDVDLRVVPNETYIAERFVIKSENYIDTYRQRVDGAANIGMAYGRLSVAPESFLQEAILTTYRQIPQGSQAIVSLEKQSDSGLPRTVFRGSIGSDYGKNLRWQLEKIVGGEAGSRVLRNQILNRPSTLFENRHQTETDILHEYFIPPQSLEAFLEKCRVIIPQSKGDLLNVTVRNVHQDNDSFLRYADGEVFGLVMLFHQQRTQEGEAKMEVMTQKLIEAALAVGGRYYLPYRLHATPEQFRRAYPQSAKFFALKRKYDPNGIFQNYFYLKYGS; encoded by the coding sequence GTGGCAACTACCACTATTGCCTTAACAGTCATCGCCAGACCGGTTGCTCACCTGACTTTAACAGCTTGGAGCGATCGCGATGATCGTCAACCTCTGCCTCCTGGCACGGTTGATGATGCCAGTCACCTGAATCAGACACAGGTGACTATTAAGCAGGTTAAAAGTCAGCCTGGAGTTGCTGAGGTGCTACTACAGTCTGTACTTAGAGATGCTTTACGTCAAGGTAAGAAGGTAGCGATCGCTGGTTCCCGCCATACTATGGGTGGTCACACTCTGTATGCTAAAGGCATCTCCCTAGCGATGCTTAACTTCAACCGGATGCAATTCAATCCGGCGACTAAAATTCTGACGGTACAATCAGGAGCTAAATGGTCTGATATTATTCCCTACCTAAATGAACGTGGCTATTCTGTCGCTGTTATGCAGTCCAACAATGATTTTTCTGTTGGCGGTACGATGAGTGCCAATGCTCATGGCTGGCAACATAATAGTCCTCCCTTTGCTAGCACGGTCGAAAGTTTCCGGTTAATGCTGGCAAGTGGCAAGGTTGTACAGTGTTCCAGACAGGAAAACCCAGAGTTATTTTCTCTCGTTTTAGGCGGTTACGGGCTATTCGGGATCATTCTTGACGTGGATTTGAGAGTAGTACCCAATGAGACGTATATAGCAGAACGGTTCGTGATTAAAAGCGAGAATTATATTGATACCTATCGGCAACGGGTAGATGGTGCAGCCAATATTGGTATGGCATACGGTAGACTTTCGGTTGCACCAGAAAGCTTTTTACAAGAGGCTATTCTCACCACTTACCGCCAAATTCCCCAAGGAAGTCAGGCTATTGTCTCTTTAGAAAAACAGTCAGATTCTGGATTACCTCGGACGGTTTTCCGGGGCAGCATTGGCAGTGACTATGGCAAAAACTTGCGCTGGCAATTAGAAAAAATTGTTGGGGGAGAAGCCGGAAGCCGGGTTTTGAGAAACCAGATTCTCAACCGTCCCTCCACCTTATTTGAAAATCGTCATCAGACAGAGACTGACATCCTGCATGAGTACTTTATTCCCCCTCAATCTCTGGAAGCTTTTTTAGAGAAGTGTCGCGTGATTATTCCTCAGTCCAAAGGGGATTTGCTCAATGTCACGGTGCGAAATGTTCACCAAGATAACGACAGTTTTCTCAGATATGCCGATGGGGAAGTTTTTGGATTGGTGATGCTGTTTCATCAGCAACGCACTCAAGAGGGGGAGGCAAAGATGGAAGTAATGACCCAGAAATTGATTGAGGCAGCCCTTGCAGTCGGTGGTAGGTATTATCTACCCTATCGTCTTCATGCCACACCTGAACAATTTCGTCGAGCTTATCCACAATCTGCTAAATTTTTCGCCCTCAAGCGCAAGTATGACCCCAATGGGATTTTCCAGAATTATTTTTACCTGAAATACGGCAGTTAA